From Kitasatospora sp. MAP12-44:
ACCGCCGGGTGGTCCCAGTCGAAGTCGGGCTGCTCGGGGGCGAACAGGTGCAGATACCAGTCGCCGGGGGTACCGTCCGGGTCGGTAGTGCGGGTCCAGGCCGGGCCGCCGAAGAGGGACTCCCAGTCGTTGGGCGGGAGTTCGCCGTTCTCACCCTTGCCGGGTCGGAAGTGGTAGCGCTCGCGCAGCGCGCTGCCCGGGCCCTCGCGCAGCGCGCGCTGGAACCACTCGTGCTGGTCGGAGGAGTGGTTGGGGACCAGGTCCACGATGATCCGCAAGTCCTGCGCGTGCGCGTCGCGGATCAGCGCGTCGGCGTCCAGCAGGGTGCCGAACATCGGGTCCACCGCGCGGTAGTCGGCCACGTCGTAGCCGGCGTCGGCCTGCGGGGAGGCGTAGAAGGGGGAGAGCCAGACCGCGTCCACGCCCAGCTCGCGCAGGTAGGGCAGCCGGCTGCGGACACCCGGCAGGTCGCCCATCCCGTCGCCGTTGGAGTCGGCGAAGCTGCGCGGGTACACCTGGTAGATCACCGCGTCCCGCCACCAGCCTTTCGGCTCACCGGAGTTCGCCGCCGCCGGGCCGGAGGTGGCGGCGCGGTCGGGGGCGGCGGCGGTGGGCCGGGAGGTGTCGGCCAGGTTCTGGGTCATGGACGGATCCCTTGGGGACTAGGTGTCGCCCCGGCCGCCGTGGCGACGGCGGCCGGGGCGCGGCAACAGGCAGAGTACTGGTGTCAACTGACGACGCGTCAGCGAGGTCCGATCAGGACTTCGCCGCGCCCGCGGTCAGTCCGGTGACGAGGTGCTTCTGCACCAGGTAGAAGACCACCGAGACCGGGATGGCGATCAGCACGGAGGTGGCGGCCATCAGGTTCCACTGGCTCTCGTACTGGCTGACGAAGCTGGTCAGACCCACCGCGAGGGTCGCGTGGTCGGCGCTCATGAAGGTGGAGGCGAAGGGCACTTCGGCCCAGGCGGTGAGGAAGGTGTAGAAGGCGGCCACCGCCAGGCCCGGGCGGGCCAGCGGCAGGATCAGCCGCCAGAAGGTGCCGAACGGCGTGAGCCCGTCAACCCGGCCGGCCTCGTCGATCTCCACCGGGATGGTGTCGAAGTAGCCCTTGAGCAGCCAGGCGCTGTACGGCACGGCGGTGGTGCAGTACACCAGGATCAGGCCGAGGTAGGAGTCCAGCAGGTTGAGCTCGGCCAGCAGGTAGTACAGCGGCACCATCAGCACCGCGACCGGGAACATCTGGGTGATCAGCAGTGACCACATCAGCGGGCGCAGCCCCGGGAAGCGCATCCGGGAGACCGCGTAGCCGGTGCTGGCGGCGATCATCACGCCGAGCACCGTGGTGCCGCCGGCGACGATCAGCGAGGCGCCCAGCCACTTGAAGAA
This genomic window contains:
- a CDS encoding carbohydrate ABC transporter permease, which translates into the protein MSTTDLPAKAAAPRARVRGRGETSRTAAVLSHGALILASLVAVLPVLYLFFIALGPDKMDYLHPGGIFAKATLSNFGFVLGHTDFFKWLGASLIVAGGTTVLGVMIAASTGYAVSRMRFPGLRPLMWSLLITQMFPVAVLMVPLYYLLAELNLLDSYLGLILVYCTTAVPYSAWLLKGYFDTIPVEIDEAGRVDGLTPFGTFWRLILPLARPGLAVAAFYTFLTAWAEVPFASTFMSADHATLAVGLTSFVSQYESQWNLMAATSVLIAIPVSVVFYLVQKHLVTGLTAGAAKS